A genomic window from Lotus japonicus ecotype B-129 chromosome 1, LjGifu_v1.2 includes:
- the LOC130745893 gene encoding probable polygalacturonase At3g15720 encodes MKSLFSVIFVLLVAATPSLYARVTLNAGSSSFNIVNYGAKGDGKTDDSQAFEKAWHDMCSATEGTPTLLIPKGKSFMLQPMLFKGPCKINIELQGTLVAPKSVDAWKWPDNNRVGWIKFSDINGLVIGGGGTFDGQGAAWWTKYPSASNRPSALQFLGCKNLALSATNHINSPRNHIIISTCSDSSISNIHINSPEGSPNTDGIDISRSSNILIKDSTIQSGDDCVAINNGCSYINITGITCGPGHGISVGSLGKDGKFETVEEVHVRNCIFQGIKNGARIKTWPGGSGYARKIRFEDIILNGAKNPIIIDQNYKDYQRNGPAKAVKVSDITYRNITGTSLSEEAISLNCDPIGCTDIACPFDYRFTGLLDPLTSPPICKCILHVGIERVF; translated from the exons ATGAAAAGCCtattttctgtgatttttgtgTTGCTTGTAGCTGCTACACCTAGCTTGTATGCTAGAGTAACACTCAATGCAGGATCTAGCAGCTTCAATATTGTAAACTATGGGGCAAAAGGGGATGGGAAGACTGATGATTCACAA GCTTTTGAGAAAGCATGGCATGATATGTGTAGTGCAACTGAAGGCACCCCAACTCTTCTCATACCCAAGGGAAAATCATTCATGTTACAACCTATGTTATTCAAGGGTCCTTGCAAAATTAACATTGAG CTTCAGGGCACTCTAGTTGCCCCTAAAAGTGTTGATGCTTGGAAATGGCCAGATAATAATAGGGTAGGATGGATAAAATTCTCAGACATAAATGGTCTTGTTATTGGCGGAGGAGGAACATTCGATGGGCAAGGTGCTGCATGGTGGACCAAGTACCCTAGTGCCTCTAATAGGCCAAGT GCCCTTCAGTTCCTTGGCTGTAAGAATCTAGCACTTAGCGCGACGAATCACATCAACAGTCCAAGAAATCACATAATCATAAGTACATGCAGTGACTCTAGCATTTCCAACATTCATATTAATTCCCCGGAGGGGAGTCCTAACACCGACGGGATTGATATCTCAAGATCATCTAACATCCTCATTAAGGATTCAACGATTCAAAGTG GAGACGATTGCGTTGCCATCAATAATGGTTGCTCTTACATCAACATAACTGGTATTACATGTGGTCCTGGCCATGGCATCAG TGTTGGGAGCCTTGGGAAAGATGGAAAGTTTGAGACAGTAGAAGAGGTACATGTGAGAAATTGCATCTTCCAAGGAATCAAAAATGGAGCTAGGATCAAGACATGGCCG GGAGGATCCGGGTATGCTAGAAAGATAAGATTTGAAGATATTATTCTCAATGGAGCAAAGAACCCTATCATCATTGACCAAAATTATAAGGATTATCAACGTAATGGTCCTGCGAAGGCAGTGAAAGTGAGTGATATCACTTACCGTAACATCACAGGAACCTCACTTTCCGAGGAGGCAATCTCACTGAATTGTGACCCCATTGGCTGCACCGACATT GCATGCCCTTTTGATTATCGTTTCACTGGACTTTTGGATCCCTTGACATCACCACCCATTTGTAAATGCATCCTACATGTTGGCATTGAGAGGGTGTTTTAG